The following are from one region of the Methanobacterium alcaliphilum genome:
- a CDS encoding type II CAAX endopeptidase family protein — protein MNSNKSESHNPVQISEKRNLYLFFIITFLFSWFFWIPPILITHGISFPSLLADFFMGPFNLGAWGPFVAAFLLTYFNNGKEGVFGLLKRGVDYKFHKLWLIPILLLMPFITGVSLIISSFLGDPLPGLSIFYEPWLIGFWFFYLLLLGGPLQEEFGWRGYALDRLQKNRSALTSSIILGVIWAVWHFPLNFAAGAAGPQYGMAISLFIGALITMSLISILFTWIYNNTGRSILAALLFHTSLNLSTFILFPVFEVQSALLFYIILILATAVLVLIIWGRKTLMKDKKFMVSE, from the coding sequence ATGAATTCAAATAAATCAGAATCCCATAATCCTGTGCAGATTTCTGAAAAACGGAATTTGTATTTATTTTTCATAATAACCTTTCTTTTTTCCTGGTTTTTCTGGATACCTCCTATTTTAATTACTCATGGAATATCCTTTCCCTCACTTTTAGCTGACTTTTTCATGGGTCCTTTTAATTTAGGGGCCTGGGGTCCATTTGTAGCAGCATTTTTACTAACCTACTTCAATAATGGCAAAGAGGGTGTTTTTGGATTATTAAAAAGAGGGGTTGATTATAAATTTCATAAATTATGGTTAATACCTATATTACTATTAATGCCTTTTATTACTGGGGTTTCACTAATTATATCCTCATTTCTGGGAGATCCCCTGCCGGGGTTGAGTATTTTTTATGAACCATGGCTTATTGGCTTCTGGTTCTTTTACCTCTTACTTTTAGGAGGTCCCCTGCAGGAAGAATTTGGATGGCGAGGATATGCTCTGGATAGGCTTCAAAAAAACCGCAGTGCACTAACTTCAAGTATCATTTTAGGAGTGATCTGGGCGGTGTGGCACTTCCCGCTCAATTTTGCTGCTGGTGCTGCCGGACCTCAGTACGGTATGGCCATTTCTTTATTCATAGGGGCTCTTATAACCATGAGTTTGATTTCCATATTATTTACCTGGATATACAATAATACGGGGAGGAGTATCTTAGCTGCTTTACTATTCCACACTTCCTTGAATTTATCCACATTTATCCTGTTCCCTGTTTTTGAAGTTCAAAGTGCCTTACTCTTTTATATTATATTGATTTTGGCCACTGCAGTGTTGGTTCTTATAATATGGGGTAGAAAAACTTTGATGAAGGATAAAAAATTTATGGTAAGTGAATAA
- the gdhA gene encoding NADP-specific glutamate dehydrogenase, whose translation MTYVDDVLEDLKRKNPYEPEFIQTATEILRCLNVVFERHPEFQEAKILERFLEPERVIMFRVPWVDDNGKVQVNRGFRVQFNSALGPYKGGLRFHESVNLSVFKLLALEQILKNSLTGMSIGGAKGGSDFNPKGRSDAEVMRFCQSFMTELKNYIGPEIDVPAGDIGVGLREVGYLFGQYNKITNRHNCVLTGSGIEYGGSLVRREATGYGLIYILEEALKARGEILEGKKIIVSGSGNVAIYAAEKAIQLGATVIAMSDSKGYIYDENGISIPFVKDIKEEKRKCIYEYLNDFPDTLYKEGSKGLWNIKCDIALPCATQNELDEESAIKLINNGVKYVAEGANKPSTPEATKLFLKSGLIFLPGKAANAGGVTTSVLEMAQRSSNMHWSFEEVDARLKRTMVDIYRNIDKMAKEYGFEGNYVVGANIAGFIKVAKAMLAQGIV comes from the coding sequence ATGACATACGTAGATGATGTATTAGAAGATCTGAAGAGAAAAAATCCGTATGAACCCGAGTTCATACAGACTGCCACTGAGATTTTAAGATGTCTTAATGTAGTATTTGAAAGGCATCCTGAATTTCAGGAAGCAAAGATTTTAGAAAGATTTTTAGAACCTGAAAGAGTGATTATGTTTAGAGTACCCTGGGTTGATGATAATGGCAAAGTTCAGGTAAATCGAGGTTTTCGTGTTCAGTTTAACAGTGCACTGGGCCCCTATAAGGGAGGGCTTCGTTTTCATGAGTCGGTTAATTTATCGGTTTTTAAATTATTAGCATTAGAACAGATTTTAAAAAACAGCCTTACCGGCATGTCAATAGGCGGTGCAAAGGGTGGAAGTGATTTTAATCCAAAAGGAAGATCCGATGCTGAGGTTATGAGATTCTGCCAGAGTTTCATGACTGAACTTAAAAATTATATAGGTCCTGAAATTGATGTCCCAGCAGGAGATATTGGTGTGGGTTTAAGAGAAGTGGGATACCTATTTGGGCAGTATAATAAAATTACAAATAGACATAACTGTGTATTAACCGGAAGCGGAATAGAATATGGTGGATCTCTTGTAAGAAGAGAAGCCACAGGCTATGGCCTTATTTATATATTGGAAGAAGCTTTAAAAGCAAGGGGAGAAATTTTGGAAGGTAAAAAGATAATAGTTTCTGGTTCTGGGAATGTGGCCATATATGCAGCTGAAAAGGCTATACAACTTGGAGCAACAGTTATTGCTATGTCTGACTCAAAAGGTTACATTTATGACGAAAATGGAATATCTATTCCCTTTGTAAAAGATATCAAAGAAGAAAAAAGAAAATGTATCTATGAATACTTAAATGATTTTCCTGATACCCTCTATAAAGAAGGAAGTAAAGGCCTTTGGAATATAAAATGTGATATAGCCCTTCCCTGTGCTACCCAAAATGAGTTAGATGAAGAATCAGCAATAAAACTTATTAATAATGGAGTAAAATATGTCGCAGAAGGAGCAAATAAGCCATCAACGCCTGAAGCTACTAAATTATTCTTAAAATCCGGATTAATTTTCTTACCAGGAAAAGCAGCTAATGCTGGAGGAGTTACAACCAGTGTGCTGGAAATGGCACAAAGAAGCTCAAATATGCACTGGTCATTTGAAGAGGTTGATGCCCGATTAAAAAGAACCATGGTTGATATATATAGAAATATTGATAAAATGGCTAAAGAATATGGATTTGAAGGTAACTATGTAGTTGGAGCTAATATTGCAGGATTTATTAAAGTTGCAAAGGCAATGCTGGCTCAGGGAATTGTTTAA